Sequence from the Lysobacter capsici genome:
CTGCGTGCTGATGCTTTCGACCGGGCCGCAGCTCATCGCGACGCAGTGACTGCGATACGCCGCAGCTGCGTCGGCATCCGCCGATCGCAGCCATGGCCATGCCTCAATAATCGGCGGGATTGGCGCTGAAGCGCACCGGCACGTCGACCTCGATGCAGGCGCCGACCGGCAGCACCGCGCCGCTGATCTGCACGCTGTTGCCGCCGGCCGCGCCGCCGCTGGCCGGACAACTGCCGCCGCCGCCCGCGCTCGCGCAGGTCCACGGGCCGCTGAGGGTCGCGCCTGCCGGCAGGTTGTCGCTCACGGTCGCGCCGTTGGCCGCATCCGGGCCATCGGTGTTGCAGGCGCGCAATCGGTACGTGGCCAGACCGCCGGGTGTGTAGCTCACGTTGCTGTCGTTCTTGCTCAGCGACAACGACACGCACACCGCATCGACCGAAGCGCTCGCGCGGTTGTCGGCGTTGCCGCCGGGCGCGGGCGTGACGAAGCCGCTCTGCGCCGAACCGCCTTCGGCCAAGGGCGCGTTCGCCGCGATGGTCGACACGTTGGCGATCGCCGCGCATTGCCCGGCGCCGAGCGTGGCGTTGATCGTGTAGCTCAGGCTGCCACCGGCCGCGCCGTTGCCGGCCGGCAGATTCGCGTTGCCGCCGATCGCGCCGGTGCCGCTCGCAGCCGGACAGGTCGCGCCGCCGCTCGCAGTGCAGGTCCACGAGGTGAACGTGAGACCGGCCGGCACCGCATCGGACAGACTCGCGATCACATCGTGCGCGGTGGTGTCGCCCACGGTCGGACGCGCGGTGTTGTTGCGATACGTCACGGTGAACTGGGTGCCGCCGCCCGGCGCGGGCGCGGCGTCGGCGACCGACTTGGTGGTCGTCAGATCGACGTCGTTGTCGCTGATCGTCAACGTCGCCACCGTCTGGCCCGCGGCCGCCGAACACGTCGTTGTCGAGGTCAGGGTGTAGTTCGTTGGATCGGGCTGCACGGTGAAGACGACGGTTTCGTTGTTCTCGATTACCGCATCGTCGACGATCGCGACCGGCAAGGCGAAGCTGGCGTTGTCGTAGGTGCCGGCCGCGATCGCCACGTTGACCGTATTGCCGCTGCCGGAGGTGACGGTGAAATCGCTGCCGAGCGTCGCGGTGCCGCCGGTGATCCGCACCGGTACGACGATGCCGCCGGCCGGCACGGTGCCGATGATGCGCAGCTGCGGCAGGACCGCGGCCTGGCCTTCGCGGGTGGCGACGTTGGTGGCGACGAATTCGATGTACGGCCGCAGGGTGATCTGGATTTCGTCGAGAAAATTGCCCAGCGAAATGCCGCCGCTGCTGCTGTCGGCGGCGAAGCCGACCTGCTGCACGCCGCTGCCGCCGGCATAGGTGAAGCTGCCGCTGTAATCGCGCCAACCATTGCTGGTGGCGCCGATGGTCAACGTGCCCTGCGTGGCCGAGGACGCGGTGCCCGCGGTATCGACCCGATCGCTGCCGTTGTTGGTGGTGCCGATGCGCGCGATCTGACTGTCGACCGCGACCGCGGTGCTGGCGATGGCATTGATGCCGAAGCTCATCACGTCCGGCGTGGTCGCCGAATTGCGGCCGCGATGGCTCAGCCGCCAGCTGATCACCTCGCCGTTGGTCAGGCAGATGTTCTGGAAGATGCGCGAGGCCTGGCTGGCATTGAGTTCGGCGTGCTGCTTGCCGGCGCGCGCCGGCACCGAACCGAAGCTGTTGCCCCACAATTCGATCAGCGGACCGCTGGCCGGATTGCCGACGACACCGCAACCGCCGGTAACGCCGGACGGATGGGTCGTGTTCCAACCGGTGACCTGTTGCGGCCCGGCGAAGAATCCCACGCAGGCATTGGTGCCCAGATCGGGCTGTTCGAAACCCAGATTGACGAAGGTGCGCTGGACCTGCGCCTGCGCCGGCATCGCGGCCAGCGCCATCAACGCGAGCAGACCGAACCGGCGCCGCCCATGCGGCGTGCGCCGGGTGGAAGACTGGATCATCAACGACGTACTCCCCTGTAGGCAGCGATCGCCCGCTCCGCTCCCGTACGACGGCGGCTGCCCTGGCTGCGACCGCAGGCCTCGGGTGAACCCCCTACCGTCGAACGGCTGGCGCCGAACGCTGATGTGGTGATTTACGACACAAAATGTGTCGTACGTCGCATTTTATAAGCCAAGATGTGAGTGTTCTGTTGCAAGGAAGCAACATGAATGGGGCTTCGGGGACGTGGAGGCCGCATTCATCTTGGGAAATTTGGTCTTCGACCGGGGGAGTCCCCTGTTCAGCCGAGGCCTGGGCCGAAGGCTCCCGCTGCTCGACTCAGCCCGCCGCGGATCCACCTATCGCGCGTCATTTGAAGCACGCGGGCGAGCGGCCACATGGCCTACCTGTAGGAGCGGCGCAAGCCGCGACCGCGACATCTCGGCGACGTCGAGGTTTGCACCGTGGTTGCGTTCTCGCGGTCGCGGCTCGCGCCGCTCCTACAGGTAGGCCATGGGGCTTCGGCTTGAGCTTGAAGTCTCAGTGCACCACTGTGGCGCGTGCCCGCGTCTGCATCGACCTTGCGGGCAGCTGATCAACAACGAGGTATTTTTCTTCGGCCACCTTGCCTGCGTAGTAATTGCATTTTCGCGGTCGCGGCTCACGCCGCTCCTACAGGTAGGCCATGCACCTTCTGCTTGAGCCTGAAGTCCCAGTGCACCACTAGCGCTGCGAGGCTTGTAACTTGCGTTAGCAAAAGCACACCCGAAGGGCGACGCGCATGGATGCGCGTCGCGCGCCACCGGGACATGGATGTCCCGTGTGGCGCGTGCCCGCGTCTGCATCGATCGCGCGGGCTCTTGATTCACAAAAAAGCATTTTTCTTTGGTTACCTTTCTTTTGTTGCTTTAGACAAAAGAAAGTGACCCGCCGCTTTAGCGGCGGAACGCTTTTGATCCTGCTTGCAGATTTTAAAGGCTTCAAAGCTTTGAAGCTCTAGAGCTTTTGGAGCCAAAGGCAAGATCAACAGCTTTCGTCCGCAAGCGGCCGAGTTACTTTCTTTTGTCAAAAGCGACAAAAGAAAGGTAACCAAAGAAAAACGCTTTTCTTTGAATCAAAGGCCCGCGCGTGCGGAGCATTCGCGGGCATGCGCCACACGGGACATCCTGTCCCGGTGGCGCACGGCGCACATCCATGTGCGCCGCCCTTCGGGTGTGCTGTTGTTCTCGCGAGTTCCAAGCGTCGCAGCGCTGGATGAACTGCGCGGCTTCAGGCTCAAGCAACAGCCTAAATCTCAAATCCCGAATCTCGAATCCCGAATTGAAACCTCATCAACGCTCGTAATCGGCCACGCACGCCGACAACCGCTCCACCCCACCCCACGCCTCAAACCGCCGCATCGCCGCCGGATCGATCCGCTCAGGCGTCATGAACGGCGCAGCGCGATCGCCGCTGCCGGGAAAGATCAATACCACCGCCTTCGGCACGGTCCAGCCGCGCCCCACGAACGGCCGCTTGCCGCGTACTTCCAGATAATTCTGCGGCGGCGCCTCGCGCCCCAGCAGACGACCGTTCAAGGCGATCGACGCCTCGCCGAGTTGCCCCGACGGACCCGAATCGCCGATCACCGCGAATACCGGCCGCGCGCTGCCCGGCACCATCGCCACCGCGAGATCGCCGACCTTGGCGCGGCCGGCGAATGCCGACGGACGCTTGGGAATCACCAGCGCCGGCGTGACCAGCGCATCGACGTAATTGGCGATGTCGCAGACATCATTGACGGCCGGCGCGTGCAAGGCCGTGGCCGATACCAGGAAACCGTCCACCGGCGGACACGGTTTGCCGTTGCGGAACGGAATGATCGACGGCGAAATCCTGGTGGCGCGCAGCTGATCGGCCGGCCAACCCGCGGCGGCGGCCTGCTGGGTGGCGATGCGGCGCGCGCGCAGTTGCGCGCTGGACAAGCCGGCGCAGCCGTCGCTCATCGCATTGCACAAGTTATTGAGCGCATGCCGCTCGCCCCAGAAATCGTCGACGCTGTACGAACGCCGGGTGCCGTCGGTGTTGACGTTCAAGCCTTCGACGAACAACAGCGACGACGCGTTCGCATCGGCCCACACCTCAGTGCGTCCGCCGCGCGCGTTGCCGTCGGCCTGCTGAAACGACAAGCGCATGTCGCATTGCGCGCCGCGCGCGGGCGCGATCGCCGACAGGTAGATCCCGATCAACGCCGCCAACGGCAGCCAGCGTTTCACGGCGAATGATGAATGCGCAGCCATGGCGCGCTCCTTGTGCCCAGACCTTGAGGAGAACGCCGGCGCGGGCTCGGGCCGGCCAAGCCTCGTTGACAGGCCATACCGGCCGGGGTTCACTTCAAGGCGCCGCACCTTCGAGCGGCGCGGCCAAGGACGCATGCCCATGCTCGGATCGATTCCAGCAAGATCGATACTTCTGCTGTCGCTGCTGGCGCTCAGCGCCTGCGCCGCGGTCGACGCCCGATCGTCGAGCGCCGATCCGAGCGAAGACACCGCGGCAACCACGACCCGCTACGAATTCGAATTCGATTGCCCGCCTTCGGGCAAGTTCCGCATCGCCGGCACGACCCAGTGGGTGGACGATCACGGCTATCGCTCGCAAGTCAGCGAGCTGCGCATCGGCGCCAAACCGCTCGCCAAGCGCTGGATCGATGAGATCAACCGCCGCATTCCCGCCGAGGCGTATCAGGAGCGTCCCTGGCTGACCTGCAGCGGCGGCGGCGCGTCGATCGAGCTGCGTTTCGTCGATCGCAACGACGGCAGTATCGCGCGCTCGCCGCGCCTGAAATTCATCGTGCATCGCGAAGGAACCCTAGAGTTTTTGGATTGATTCCAGCCATCGAACGCAAGGAGCCCGCCATGGCGAAGATAGGACAGAACAACACCAACCCGGACCTGGCCCAGACCGAGGAGCTCGCCAAGGATCTGGCCAGGCAGATCGAGGCCAAGAAGGATCACGAAAAGGTCGAATACGTCGCCGTGGTGTACAAGGACGGCGACGAATTGAAGACCACGCAATTGTTCTCGAAGGGCAGCTACAACTCGGCGCCGCTGAGCGACGCCATCGCGGCGGCCGGCGGCAAGGACAAGGTGCTCGCCGTGGTGCACAACCATACGCAGAAAAATGTCGACATGCAGTTCGACAAATCCACCGCGCAGGCGATGGAACGGCTGCCGTCGTCGCGGCCCCACGACAAGGACAACCCCGCCGACTGGGATGTGGCGCGCAAGCAGTTCGGCGATCGCACGGACGTGGCCTATTACCTGCTCGATCCCAAGGACAAACTGCGCCGCTACGACTACGCCGACCGCGAGCATTGGATCGACGAAGTGAAACCGGCGACCGGACGTGAGGCGGCAAGCGGCAGCAAGACATTCCATCCTGCTCCGGAGATGGATATGCAGCCCTCGCTGAAGCCGGCGCAGCCGTCGACGACGCCCGCATCGACGCCGGCCCTGGGCGACGCCACGGTTTCGCTGTCCGACCCTCGCGCCACGCGCTTGCAGTCCCAGGCGCACGAAGCGGTCGCTCAAATGGAGACCGGCCTGGGCGTGGCCTGGACCGGCAACAGCGAACGCGTGGCCGCCTGCGTCGGGCGCCTGGCCTATCAACAAGGCTTCGACGGCATCGTCGCGGTCGCGCCCAATCGCGCCACCGCCGATCACGCCGCCGGCGAGCTGATCTGCGTGCAGGGGCGATCGTCGAGTCCGGACCCTTACGCCAATCGCGCCATCGTCGCGACCGCCGAAGCCATGGCGACGCCGGTCGAGGAATCGCAACGCCAGACTCTGGCGCTGCAGAACGAAAACGCGCGCCAGAGCCCGGCCGAGCCATCGCAGCAGGCTTCGATGTCGCGCTGAAGCCGCATCGCGGGCGACGATCCGTTCGGCAACAAAAAACCCCGCTTTCGCGGGGTTTTTCGTAACAACTATCGCGGCGAACTCACGCCCACGGATCGCGCAGCACCATGGTGTGGTCGCGGTCCGGGCCGGTGGAGACGATCGCCAGCTGGCAGCCGGCCAGTTCTTCCAGCGCGCGCAGGTAGGCGCGCGCGGCCGGCGGCAGCTTGTCCCACTCGGTGATGCCGTGGGTGTTTTCGTCCCAGCCCGGGAATTCCAGGTACACCGGCGTGCACTCGTCCCAGCCGGCCGCGTCCAGCGGCGCGTATTCGGTGCGCTTGCCGCGGTATTCGTAGGCGATGCAGATCTTCAAGGTCTTCATGCCGTCGAGCACGTCGAGCTTGGTGATGCACAGGCCGGTGATGCCGTTGATCGCGACCGCGCGCTTGAGCGCGACGATGTCGATCCAGCCGCAGCGGCGCGGACGGCCGGTGGTGGCGCCGTATTCCTGGCCGCGATCGCGGATGCCCTGGCCGACTTCGTCGTCGAGTTCGGTCGGGAACGGACCGCCGCCGACGCGGGTGGCGTAAGCCTTGGCGATGCCGAGCACGTAATCGATCGAATCCGCGCCCACACCGGTGCCGGCGAGCGCGCCGCCGACGGTGGTGTTGCTCGATGTCACGTACGGGTAGGTGCCGTGATCGATATCGAGCAGCGAACCCTGCGCGCCTTCGAACAGCACGCGCTTGCCCTGCTTGCGCAGGTCGTGAAGGATGCCGGCGACGTCGGACTTCATCGGCTCGACGTATTCGCCGAACGCCAGCGCTTCGTCGAGCGTCTGCTGATAGTCGACGGCGTCGACGCCGAGGTACTTGGTCAACACGAAGTTGTGGTAATCCAGCGCGCTGCGCAGCAGTTCGGCCAGCTGGGCCGGGTAATGCAGGTCGGCGACGCGGATGCCGCGACGCGCCACTTTGTCTTCGTACGCCGGGCCGATGCCGCGGCCGGTGGTGCCGATGGCCTTGCCGCCGGCGGCCTTCTCGCGGGCCTGATCCAGGGCGATGTGGTACGGCATGATCAGCGGCGTGGCCGGGCTGATCTTCAGGCGCGAACGCACTTCCACGCCGGTTTCCTCGAGCTCGCCGATTTCCTTCTTGAGCGCGGCCGGGCTGAGCACCACGCCGTTGCCGATCAGGCACAGCGCGCCTTCGCGCAGGATGCCCGAGGGGATCAGGTGCAGCACGGTCTTCTTGCCGCCGATCACCAGGGTATGGCCGGCGTTGTGGCCGCCCTGGAAACGCACCACCGCACCGATCCGCTCGGTCAGCAGGTCGACGATCTTGCCCTTGCCTTCATCGCCCCACTGGGCACCGAGAACGACGACTGACTGACCCATGAGTCCAAACTCCTGCGCTTGCTGTTGAAGCGGCGGTTGCCGCGAGGTCCGTCCGGTCCAGTCGCAGCCGATGCCGCGCCACAGGGCCATGAACGGAAAAAAGCCGGCGGGGATGGCCCCGTCCGGCTTTTGTGCATTATCCGGACTTCGGGGGGCCAAGGCCACCCCAAATCGGTCCGATCTTGGCCGGATCGGCGGCATCTGCGTGGCTTTGTTCATGCACAGGCCACGCAGAACCCTGGTCGGCCCGGTAATCCAGGGCCGACGACCCGTCCGGCCACGGAGCAAAACGCGGGCCCGGCCTTGCGCCGGGCCCGCCGTCGCCGGGCGGTCCGACGCGCCCGGCGACCTCAAGCGGTGTCGCGGTTTACTTCTCCTGGGTCTGCGGCGCCGGCTGCGGTTGCGCCCGCGCGTCGACGTAGTCGTCCACGCCGTTCTTGTTCTGGTCCAGGCGACGGCCGCTGAGCTGGTAGTAGGTGCGCGAGGTCAGCGGGCCATTGACGTAGGCGCGCTTCGCCGGATCCCAGTAGGTCGCGTTCGGCTCGACCGTATTGGCGGTGAAGTAGACCGTGGTCGACGGGAACAGGTCGATGCTGGTGCCCGGACGGCAGTCGGCGGTGTCGGGACCGTTGAGGAAGCTGTCGGACTGCGCGCGCTTGCAGTCGTCGGCGGTGATCACCTCGTACACGTGGCGCGCCTGGGTGAGTTTGGCGATCGGCACGCTGATGCCCTTGCCCGGCGACAGGGTGCTCTCGCGCACCAGGGTGCGGGTGGTGTTGGGCCACGGTTCGAACGGCTCGCCGGTGAAATCGGCGATGCGGCCGTTGGCGACCATCTGGTCCAGCGCCAGCACGCGCGGCAGTTCGCGCACTTCCAGGTTCTGCAGTTGCAGCGGCACCGCGGCGGGACCGGCGACGTTGAACACGCCCAGGTTGAGGTTGCCGTTGATCGTGTCCAGGGTGCCGGCATCGAAGGCGTGCAGGCGCGGGTTCAAGGCCAGCGGATTGCTCGCGCTGTCGCGCAGGGTGATGTCCTTGATCACGATCGGATTCAAGGTCGACAGGTTGAAGTTCACCCCGGCGAACGAAGCGCCGATGTGGAACAGCACGCCGCCGGGCGCCTGGCCCGGAGGACCCGGCAGGCCGACGCAGCTGCCGGTGGCCCAGTTCGGGTTGGGCGTGCTCCATTTGACGATGTAGGGATAGTAGGTGCCGCCCTGGAAGGTCTCCGACGGGCCGACCGGGCCGGTCACGGTCG
This genomic interval carries:
- a CDS encoding glycoside hydrolase family 75 protein, with translation MAAHSSFAVKRWLPLAALIGIYLSAIAPARGAQCDMRLSFQQADGNARGGRTEVWADANASSLLFVEGLNVNTDGTRRSYSVDDFWGERHALNNLCNAMSDGCAGLSSAQLRARRIATQQAAAAGWPADQLRATRISPSIIPFRNGKPCPPVDGFLVSATALHAPAVNDVCDIANYVDALVTPALVIPKRPSAFAGRAKVGDLAVAMVPGSARPVFAVIGDSGPSGQLGEASIALNGRLLGREAPPQNYLEVRGKRPFVGRGWTVPKAVVLIFPGSGDRAAPFMTPERIDPAAMRRFEAWGGVERLSACVADYER
- a CDS encoding XVIPCD domain-containing protein, with the protein product MAKIGQNNTNPDLAQTEELAKDLARQIEAKKDHEKVEYVAVVYKDGDELKTTQLFSKGSYNSAPLSDAIAAAGGKDKVLAVVHNHTQKNVDMQFDKSTAQAMERLPSSRPHDKDNPADWDVARKQFGDRTDVAYYLLDPKDKLRRYDYADREHWIDEVKPATGREAASGSKTFHPAPEMDMQPSLKPAQPSTTPASTPALGDATVSLSDPRATRLQSQAHEAVAQMETGLGVAWTGNSERVAACVGRLAYQQGFDGIVAVAPNRATADHAAGELICVQGRSSSPDPYANRAIVATAEAMATPVEESQRQTLALQNENARQSPAEPSQQASMSR
- a CDS encoding DUF11 domain-containing protein yields the protein MIQSSTRRTPHGRRRFGLLALMALAAMPAQAQVQRTFVNLGFEQPDLGTNACVGFFAGPQQVTGWNTTHPSGVTGGCGVVGNPASGPLIELWGNSFGSVPARAGKQHAELNASQASRIFQNICLTNGEVISWRLSHRGRNSATTPDVMSFGINAIASTAVAVDSQIARIGTTNNGSDRVDTAGTASSATQGTLTIGATSNGWRDYSGSFTYAGGSGVQQVGFAADSSSGGISLGNFLDEIQITLRPYIEFVATNVATREGQAAVLPQLRIIGTVPAGGIVVPVRITGGTATLGSDFTVTSGSGNTVNVAIAAGTYDNASFALPVAIVDDAVIENNETVVFTVQPDPTNYTLTSTTTCSAAAGQTVATLTISDNDVDLTTTKSVADAAPAPGGGTQFTVTYRNNTARPTVGDTTAHDVIASLSDAVPAGLTFTSWTCTASGGATCPAASGTGAIGGNANLPAGNGAAGGSLSYTINATLGAGQCAAIANVSTIAANAPLAEGGSAQSGFVTPAPGGNADNRASASVDAVCVSLSLSKNDSNVSYTPGGLATYRLRACNTDGPDAANGATVSDNLPAGATLSGPWTCASAGGGGSCPASGGAAGGNSVQISGAVLPVGACIEVDVPVRFSANPADY
- a CDS encoding adenylosuccinate synthase, coding for MGQSVVVLGAQWGDEGKGKIVDLLTERIGAVVRFQGGHNAGHTLVIGGKKTVLHLIPSGILREGALCLIGNGVVLSPAALKKEIGELEETGVEVRSRLKISPATPLIMPYHIALDQAREKAAGGKAIGTTGRGIGPAYEDKVARRGIRVADLHYPAQLAELLRSALDYHNFVLTKYLGVDAVDYQQTLDEALAFGEYVEPMKSDVAGILHDLRKQGKRVLFEGAQGSLLDIDHGTYPYVTSSNTTVGGALAGTGVGADSIDYVLGIAKAYATRVGGGPFPTELDDEVGQGIRDRGQEYGATTGRPRRCGWIDIVALKRAVAINGITGLCITKLDVLDGMKTLKICIAYEYRGKRTEYAPLDAAGWDECTPVYLEFPGWDENTHGITEWDKLPPAARAYLRALEELAGCQLAIVSTGPDRDHTMVLRDPWA